One window from the genome of Anaerococcus sp. Marseille-Q7828 encodes:
- a CDS encoding O-methyltransferase, giving the protein MRYINYQHTSDYLENIIEDRDFLELRSYALKNDVPIMNVESKEFIKSILAIQRPKTILEIGTAIGYSSLVFYKYTKADITTIELDETTSNIAKNNFDKYNAPINLINDDAMKALNNISQGFDFVFIDANKAHYEDYFKICADLLNDGGIIIADNVLFKGMVLNDDLVNKRMITIVKRLRNYLAYVSDRKYFKTSIIPIGDGLTISVKENK; this is encoded by the coding sequence ATGAGATATATTAATTACCAGCATACTAGTGATTATTTAGAAAACATTATTGAAGATAGGGACTTTTTAGAACTAAGGTCATACGCTTTAAAGAATGATGTCCCTATAATGAATGTAGAGAGCAAAGAATTTATCAAAAGTATATTGGCTATACAAAGACCAAAAACCATACTAGAAATAGGTACGGCAATAGGATATTCGTCCTTAGTTTTTTATAAATATACTAAAGCTGATATTACTACCATAGAATTAGATGAAACTACATCAAATATAGCCAAAAATAATTTTGATAAATACAATGCCCCTATAAATTTAATAAATGATGATGCAATGAAAGCCTTGAATAATATAAGTCAAGGCTTTGATTTTGTTTTTATTGATGCCAATAAGGCTCACTATGAAGACTATTTTAAAATTTGTGCTGATTTATTAAATGATGGAGGAATAATTATAGCTGATAATGTTCTGTTCAAAGGCATGGTCTTAAATGATGATTTGGTAAATAAGAGAATGATCACTATTGTAAAAAGATTAAGAAATTACCTAGCCTATGTTAGCGATAGGAAATACTTTAAAACTTCTATCATACCAATAGGTGATGGTTTAACTATAAGTGTTAAGGAGAATAAATGA